The following are from one region of the Alicyclobacillus fastidiosus genome:
- a CDS encoding SLC13 family permease, producing the protein MVHSSFTLAGWETLGILLVVMIMLVSNRVRVDLIGLFILLALGMTGVVPDKDLYSGFGNEAIIVIATMLALGQALIQSGVTDTLSIWITRVAGKSERRLLSLLMLVGGLMSSIISDLAFVSIFLPVVLGFERHLKIRISRILLPLAITAMMGGLMTMVGSASSIVANQLLAKAHIHPLSLFSIFPVGLCLMATAMLVILTIGRFLLPNTDATSNRGSIGIDEYLTELHVLPGSDWDGRQLRDIHFFRERGINVVRILQGDPVEFPQADTTLRAGDILLVQAHRDELLKIDDTRDFSVQPDLHASVEEISVGLVAEALVRQGSEFAGHTLEDLDFRRRYGVAVLALWRNGQTITQRLAHALIQPGDMLLLQGRKDDIRSLSEDEGLLMLSAESHTPPVRSKGVLSLLILALTFTLAAFNILPIDIAGLLGLGLMVLSRIVSFQQVYRSMEWHILVFVAAMIPFGQAMAQTGILSFLSDEIVRTVGRFGPYALLAACFAITALLTQVMSNTPTTLLLTPVMVTTAESLHYSPLPFVVTVIVAVTASPITYISHKVFLVIMGPGGYRYQDYARLGVPLTICFFVITMLLVPVIWPFAAVT; encoded by the coding sequence ATGGTTCACTCCTCTTTTACACTCGCAGGCTGGGAGACGCTCGGCATTCTGCTTGTGGTCATGATCATGCTGGTATCAAATCGTGTACGTGTGGACTTGATTGGGCTATTTATTCTCCTGGCACTCGGAATGACTGGTGTCGTGCCGGATAAAGATCTGTACAGTGGCTTTGGCAACGAGGCTATTATCGTCATCGCCACGATGCTCGCGCTCGGGCAGGCGCTGATTCAGAGTGGAGTCACAGATACGCTGTCCATTTGGATCACCCGCGTGGCTGGCAAGAGTGAACGCCGCCTGCTGTCTTTACTCATGCTCGTTGGCGGCTTGATGTCGAGCATCATCAGCGATTTGGCGTTTGTCTCCATCTTTTTACCGGTTGTCCTCGGTTTCGAGCGACATCTTAAGATCCGCATTTCTCGAATTCTACTACCGCTCGCCATCACCGCCATGATGGGTGGACTGATGACGATGGTGGGCAGCGCGAGCAGCATCGTCGCGAATCAACTCCTCGCAAAAGCCCACATTCATCCGCTCTCCCTCTTCTCTATCTTCCCAGTGGGATTATGCCTGATGGCGACCGCGATGTTGGTGATTTTGACAATCGGCAGGTTTCTGTTGCCCAACACCGACGCGACGTCGAATCGCGGATCCATAGGCATCGATGAATACCTGACTGAGTTGCACGTGCTGCCGGGATCGGACTGGGACGGTCGCCAGCTTCGAGACATCCACTTTTTTCGCGAACGCGGAATCAATGTCGTACGCATCCTCCAGGGGGATCCGGTTGAGTTTCCACAAGCTGATACCACCCTACGCGCCGGCGATATCCTATTGGTGCAAGCGCACCGCGACGAACTGTTGAAAATTGACGACACGCGGGACTTCTCCGTACAACCGGACCTCCATGCAAGCGTCGAAGAGATATCTGTGGGCCTCGTGGCGGAAGCGCTCGTCCGTCAGGGATCTGAGTTCGCGGGCCACACGTTGGAGGATTTGGATTTCCGCCGCCGCTACGGGGTGGCTGTACTCGCTCTTTGGCGCAACGGACAAACCATCACGCAGCGTTTGGCACACGCTCTGATCCAGCCTGGCGATATGCTTCTATTGCAAGGTCGCAAAGACGACATTCGATCGCTGTCGGAGGACGAAGGGCTGTTGATGCTCTCGGCTGAATCACATACGCCGCCAGTGCGGAGCAAGGGTGTATTGAGCTTGTTGATTCTGGCCTTGACGTTTACGCTTGCGGCATTCAACATCCTCCCGATCGACATCGCGGGTCTGCTCGGTCTCGGACTGATGGTGCTCTCGCGAATTGTAAGCTTTCAGCAGGTGTACCGCTCGATGGAATGGCATATTCTCGTCTTTGTCGCCGCCATGATACCCTTTGGGCAGGCGATGGCACAGACTGGAATCCTCAGTTTTCTCAGCGATGAAATCGTCCGCACGGTCGGTCGCTTTGGCCCCTATGCGCTACTCGCCGCGTGTTTTGCCATCACCGCGCTGTTGACGCAGGTGATGAGCAACACGCCAACGACGTTGCTGTTGACGCCAGTCATGGTGACAACCGCAGAGAGCCTGCACTACAGCCCGCTCCCATTCGTCGTGACGGTCATCGTAGCAGTGACTGCCTCACCCATCACCTACATCAGCCACAAAGTGTTTTTGGTCATCATGGGACCGGGCGGGTATCGATACCAAGATTACGCGCGCCTCGGCGTGCCACTCACCATCTGCTTCTTTGTCATCACGATGCTACTGGTACCGGTCATTTGGCCCTTTGCGGCGGTGACGTGA
- a CDS encoding slipin family protein — protein MEDTLLHRKITGLQKFIFVAFTIIGLGLGAWIGVQHLTWAISITVILILLGVLLASAIHVADQWEKAVVLRLGKFQRLAGPGMFFVVPLVDTVPRWIDQRMFTTKFTSESTLTRDTVPVTVDAVLFWMVWDAEKAALEVADYAGSVSWAAQTALRDLIGRTILEDLLSGREKIDGELKSIMDARTEPWGITIQDVQIRDINIPNSLQDAMSRAAQAERERLARTILGDAEKQIAESFLQAAELYNSNPVAIQLRALNILYEGLKEKASMIVVPSSLADAANIGNVMGLVGADKLAAMQRGDEA, from the coding sequence ATGGAAGACACGCTGTTACATCGAAAGATTACAGGGCTGCAGAAATTCATCTTTGTGGCGTTTACCATCATTGGGTTGGGACTTGGCGCATGGATTGGCGTACAGCACCTGACTTGGGCGATCTCTATCACAGTTATACTCATTTTACTTGGTGTTCTACTGGCGTCTGCCATCCACGTTGCCGACCAGTGGGAGAAGGCAGTCGTCCTGCGCCTGGGTAAATTCCAGAGATTAGCTGGCCCGGGTATGTTCTTCGTCGTCCCGCTCGTGGATACGGTGCCAAGATGGATCGACCAACGGATGTTCACGACGAAATTTACGTCCGAATCGACGCTTACGCGAGACACCGTGCCTGTGACGGTAGATGCCGTGCTCTTTTGGATGGTTTGGGACGCGGAAAAGGCCGCTTTGGAAGTAGCCGACTACGCCGGTTCCGTGTCCTGGGCAGCGCAAACGGCCCTGCGCGACTTGATTGGCCGCACGATACTCGAAGACCTTCTGAGTGGCCGCGAGAAAATCGACGGTGAGCTGAAATCGATCATGGATGCGCGAACAGAACCCTGGGGAATTACGATTCAGGATGTGCAAATTCGCGATATCAACATCCCGAATAGCCTTCAGGATGCGATGTCTCGGGCGGCGCAGGCGGAGCGCGAACGACTCGCTCGAACGATTTTGGGCGATGCCGAGAAGCAGATTGCCGAGTCGTTTTTGCAGGCGGCGGAACTGTACAACAGCAATCCTGTCGCCATTCAGCTGAGGGCGCTCAATATTCTGTATGAAGGATTGAAAGAGAAGGCGTCCATGATTGTCGTCCCAAGTTCACTAGCTGACGCAGCTAATATCGGGAACGTCATGGGCTTGGTCGGCGCCGACAAGTTGGCCGCTATGCAGCGTGGCGACGAGGCTTGA
- a CDS encoding GntR family transcriptional regulator — MDWQLDTGSGVPIYLQLKQQIIQKVVRGEWGPGHQLPTVRQLAVDVRVNVNTVSRVYSEVEREGFIQTHQGKGTFVSAKSRWAGDVGDRMEAVERFAEMVMEMARAQGIGRVELIEVLQEMDEKRS, encoded by the coding sequence GTGGATTGGCAACTGGATACCGGCAGTGGCGTTCCAATTTACCTTCAATTAAAACAGCAAATCATTCAGAAGGTCGTTCGTGGTGAATGGGGACCCGGACATCAACTTCCGACAGTGCGCCAGCTTGCCGTCGATGTGAGAGTGAATGTAAATACAGTCAGCCGGGTGTATTCAGAGGTAGAACGGGAAGGTTTTATTCAGACGCACCAGGGAAAAGGGACGTTTGTCTCCGCGAAATCGCGCTGGGCGGGGGATGTGGGGGACCGGATGGAAGCGGTAGAGAGGTTCGCTGAGATGGTGATGGAAATGGCCAGGGCTCAGGGGATCGGACGGGTTGAACTGATTGAGGTCTTACAGGAGATGGACGAAAAGCGATCATAA
- a CDS encoding GNAT family N-acetyltransferase, translating into MSEHQVQVVQSRGLTARQIDDIHHLEAVCNQADDIQLKLNQNMLKSRPEAETNDFLAYQGEQLVGFLGIYQFQAKEVEISGMVHPSVRRHSVFSSLVSAATEEIRRRGVPKMVFINAKGSVSGKAFLESIGATYTFSEYWMQLERTAFAPREALVELQPITRDDIPIVASILADSFQSDIASNIGYLEAKMADTSASCYKVVLANITIGALSVNHPGDGRAFIYGFGIAPQYQGRGYGRQSLSLAVLSALESGYTVIELEVACENARALTLYESCGFKILRANDYYEKQL; encoded by the coding sequence ATGTCAGAGCACCAGGTACAAGTCGTGCAAAGTCGGGGTCTGACAGCTCGCCAGATCGATGACATTCACCACCTCGAGGCCGTTTGTAATCAGGCTGATGACATCCAACTGAAGCTCAACCAGAACATGCTCAAATCGCGCCCTGAGGCTGAGACGAACGACTTTTTGGCGTACCAGGGCGAACAACTCGTCGGCTTCCTCGGTATCTATCAGTTTCAGGCAAAAGAAGTGGAAATCAGCGGCATGGTACACCCGTCTGTGCGCCGACATAGCGTATTCAGTTCACTCGTGTCTGCAGCGACCGAGGAAATACGCCGTCGAGGCGTTCCGAAGATGGTGTTCATCAACGCGAAGGGCTCTGTATCCGGAAAGGCGTTTCTCGAGTCGATCGGGGCGACCTACACCTTCTCCGAATACTGGATGCAACTAGAACGGACGGCGTTTGCTCCACGAGAGGCCCTGGTCGAGCTTCAACCGATCACGAGAGATGATATCCCCATCGTAGCATCCATCCTGGCAGACAGCTTCCAGTCAGACATCGCAAGCAATATCGGCTACCTCGAAGCAAAGATGGCCGATACGTCTGCATCGTGCTACAAAGTCGTACTAGCAAATATCACGATTGGTGCGTTGTCCGTCAACCACCCAGGAGACGGTCGAGCCTTCATCTACGGATTCGGCATCGCTCCTCAATACCAAGGTCGAGGATATGGAAGACAGTCGTTATCACTGGCCGTTTTGTCCGCTCTCGAATCTGGGTATACCGTGATCGAACTGGAAGTGGCCTGTGAGAACGCTCGCGCTTTAACGCTCTACGAATCATGCGGATTCAAAATCTTGCGGGCCAACGATTATTACGAGAAGCAATTGTAG
- the mutM gene encoding DNA-formamidopyrimidine glycosylase, with product MPELPEMETYKSLLTQSVVGMPVHSVEIRRERTINVEPDQFTEHVIGRQITQIRRRAKHIVFHLNAPYVLVVHLMLGGWMYFGSADDVPKHESQVILSFAGGRKLFFQGLRLGYLHLLTYPQLEEKFRGLGPEPLADDFTEAMFEKVLRRKRGVLKTALVDQHCIAGIGNCYSDEICYEAGVLPLRRVQDVPSTTISALYRAMHAVLERAISFGGYMEFPFCQGDELTGGYNDHCLVYDRGNEPCLRCGHLVIQTSHQKRKVFYCPHCQH from the coding sequence GTGCCGGAGCTCCCAGAAATGGAAACCTATAAATCGCTGTTGACGCAATCTGTTGTCGGTATGCCTGTCCATTCGGTCGAGATCAGGCGGGAGCGGACCATCAACGTCGAGCCAGACCAGTTCACAGAGCACGTCATTGGGCGCCAAATCACACAGATTCGCCGCAGGGCGAAACATATCGTGTTTCATCTAAATGCGCCTTACGTATTGGTGGTCCACCTCATGTTAGGCGGTTGGATGTATTTCGGTTCCGCTGACGATGTACCCAAACACGAGAGTCAAGTGATTCTGTCGTTCGCTGGCGGGCGAAAATTGTTTTTTCAGGGCCTGCGCCTCGGCTATCTCCATCTTCTCACGTACCCTCAACTAGAGGAGAAATTTCGGGGCCTGGGCCCTGAACCGCTTGCGGACGACTTCACAGAAGCCATGTTCGAAAAGGTGCTGCGGCGCAAACGAGGCGTATTGAAAACCGCCCTCGTCGATCAACACTGTATTGCTGGCATTGGCAACTGCTATTCGGACGAAATCTGCTACGAAGCGGGCGTACTTCCTTTGCGGCGGGTTCAAGACGTTCCATCGACAACAATCTCAGCGCTGTATCGCGCGATGCACGCCGTCCTAGAGCGCGCCATCAGTTTTGGCGGGTACATGGAATTTCCCTTTTGCCAAGGGGACGAACTCACGGGTGGATATAATGACCACTGCCTCGTCTACGACAGGGGAAACGAGCCCTGTCTGCGCTGTGGCCATCTGGTGATCCAAACCAGCCATCAGAAGCGCAAAGTGTTTTATTGTCCACACTGCCAACATTGA
- a CDS encoding spore coat protein, translating into MSSRSKKRSKRHNKLSTKKPMNGKRSQRKRNHGSFSFGYDYDIDKSEGLYLPKKNLTCRSYEWPVNRLNGLCDSEGSTYGCEEKAAESTVVETAELVEWTDEESYIVIVVRDSCDVEIVNQDFMAALNLQVSLQLALATVLSVTVGSHETASSIVQDIVSQITAVQRLRRVIQVENSKSVKVHISSAEVAFNIQILLQLLLALINQVEVA; encoded by the coding sequence ATGAGCTCACGAAGTAAAAAGAGAAGCAAACGGCACAACAAACTGTCCACGAAAAAGCCGATGAATGGGAAAAGGTCACAGCGCAAACGCAATCATGGAAGCTTCTCGTTTGGCTATGACTATGACATCGATAAATCGGAAGGACTCTATTTGCCCAAGAAGAACCTCACATGCAGGTCTTATGAGTGGCCGGTCAACCGCCTGAATGGCCTGTGCGATTCCGAGGGCTCGACGTACGGCTGTGAGGAGAAAGCAGCAGAATCGACAGTCGTAGAAACCGCGGAGTTGGTTGAGTGGACCGACGAGGAATCGTATATCGTCATCGTCGTCCGGGACTCCTGTGACGTGGAAATCGTCAATCAGGACTTTATGGCAGCACTCAATCTCCAAGTGAGTTTACAACTGGCACTTGCAACTGTGTTGAGTGTGACAGTTGGAAGCCACGAGACGGCGTCGAGTATCGTGCAGGACATCGTATCGCAAATAACAGCGGTGCAGCGACTGCGCAGAGTGATTCAGGTTGAAAACTCAAAATCGGTAAAAGTCCATATCTCAAGCGCAGAAGTCGCGTTCAACATTCAGATTTTGCTGCAACTGTTGCTAGCACTCATCAACCAGGTGGAGGTTGCCTAA
- a CDS encoding spore coat protein, giving the protein MASDKKWSALDPSSEHPCSPRGGVTQAATEAIKTVQSNDEHIYIKDSCDVTVTTTDTQAAVNLQVAIQLAIALIINISIADGQQADTVTQELLQRIRTKQDIHQKTVVENSRGITVTTTATEASVNIQILLQVLLAIIAKLEIL; this is encoded by the coding sequence TTGGCAAGTGATAAGAAATGGTCCGCATTAGACCCAAGTAGCGAACATCCTTGCAGCCCAAGGGGTGGCGTAACCCAAGCAGCAACGGAAGCTATCAAGACGGTCCAGAGCAACGATGAACACATCTATATTAAGGATTCCTGTGACGTCACTGTGACCACGACGGACACGCAGGCCGCTGTCAACCTTCAGGTAGCCATTCAATTGGCCATTGCGCTGATCATCAACATCTCGATCGCCGATGGACAACAAGCGGATACGGTTACCCAGGAACTCTTACAGCGCATTCGTACGAAACAGGACATCCACCAAAAGACCGTTGTCGAAAACTCTCGCGGAATTACCGTCACAACCACCGCAACGGAAGCAAGCGTCAACATTCAAATCTTGCTTCAAGTCCTGTTGGCTATCATCGCAAAACTGGAGATCCTCTAA
- the polX gene encoding DNA polymerase/3'-5' exonuclease PolX: MNKQSIATNVRQIADLLAISGENHYKVTAYRNAAAALLQSPFDLDEITRKSVSVPGIGPDSLTLIRWCIEGGLKAAMEHLGISIPATSHQLLRVPGIGPKTALTLVHNYHVDSLAALQAALDSNRLLRKPGFTTDKVKRMKRDVAVLIERTCSYPIAQVWPWGMEFKYSLESLQGVDQVSITGDARRLMPMCKRLELIVSVHDQTPFQTWCEANCARRTDDGYEWHMGPSDNPLTVRVYATEPTSFAERQMETTGDQIHNEVIKGLLKQAGYSWTQTGICNDRGSRVSPATEEEIYALVGLPLFPPELRADRGLLQNPATLVQQADIQGDLHVHSNWSDGSLSIPEVVERAESLGYAYIAITDHSQSLSIANGLTPERVIAQKAELERVRSLAKIKLFHGIEVDILADGSLDLPDDILADLDIVIASVHGAMYQSRSQMTNRLVSAIRNPHVDVIGHPTGRIIGRRAGYQLDIEAIVEEAARHGVALELNANPNRLDISEDGLRIAAQAGVAIAINTDTHHPNEFANMAYGIRMAHRGWLTKGAILNTLSYTDLSERLKGQ, encoded by the coding sequence ATGAACAAACAATCCATCGCGACGAACGTTCGGCAGATCGCAGATCTCCTCGCAATAAGCGGCGAAAATCATTACAAAGTCACGGCCTATCGCAACGCAGCCGCCGCCCTACTGCAATCTCCGTTCGACCTCGACGAAATCACCCGTAAATCCGTATCCGTTCCCGGCATTGGCCCGGACAGTCTCACCTTGATTAGATGGTGTATAGAGGGCGGACTCAAAGCCGCGATGGAGCACCTGGGAATCTCGATACCCGCGACGTCTCATCAACTGCTTCGGGTCCCTGGCATCGGCCCCAAGACCGCCTTGACGCTCGTCCACAACTACCACGTCGATTCCTTGGCGGCGCTCCAAGCCGCTCTGGATTCCAATCGTCTCCTTCGCAAACCAGGCTTCACCACCGACAAGGTCAAGCGAATGAAACGCGACGTCGCCGTATTAATCGAACGAACGTGCAGCTATCCGATCGCGCAGGTTTGGCCTTGGGGTATGGAATTCAAGTACTCTCTCGAATCGTTACAGGGGGTCGATCAGGTGAGCATCACGGGCGATGCTCGACGACTGATGCCAATGTGCAAGCGTTTGGAACTGATTGTGTCAGTCCACGACCAAACGCCATTTCAAACGTGGTGCGAAGCAAACTGCGCGAGGCGTACAGATGACGGGTACGAATGGCATATGGGCCCGTCAGACAACCCGCTGACGGTCCGCGTTTACGCGACTGAACCAACCTCCTTCGCAGAGCGACAGATGGAAACGACGGGTGACCAAATTCATAACGAAGTCATCAAGGGACTATTGAAACAAGCAGGTTACTCGTGGACGCAGACGGGCATCTGCAACGATCGCGGCAGCAGAGTTTCACCTGCGACAGAGGAGGAGATCTACGCGCTCGTCGGCCTTCCCTTGTTTCCGCCTGAACTTCGCGCCGACCGCGGGCTCTTACAGAATCCTGCTACACTCGTACAGCAAGCTGACATTCAGGGAGATCTCCACGTTCACAGCAATTGGAGCGACGGTTCCTTGTCCATCCCAGAAGTGGTCGAGCGCGCAGAGTCCTTAGGGTATGCGTACATCGCCATCACTGACCACTCACAGTCCCTCTCCATCGCCAATGGCCTGACGCCGGAACGAGTGATTGCGCAAAAAGCCGAACTCGAGCGAGTTCGCAGCCTAGCCAAAATCAAGCTATTCCATGGCATCGAGGTGGATATCTTGGCGGACGGCTCCCTCGATCTTCCAGATGACATCCTCGCCGACCTCGACATCGTGATAGCTTCCGTGCACGGCGCCATGTACCAGTCGAGATCCCAGATGACGAACCGATTGGTCAGCGCCATACGAAACCCACACGTCGACGTGATCGGCCACCCGACCGGTCGCATCATCGGCCGACGTGCGGGCTACCAACTAGATATCGAGGCCATTGTCGAGGAGGCGGCCCGTCACGGCGTCGCACTCGAGTTAAACGCCAATCCCAACCGGTTGGATATCTCGGAGGACGGTCTGCGCATTGCTGCTCAAGCGGGTGTCGCCATCGCCATCAACACAGATACCCACCATCCGAATGAATTCGCCAATATGGCATACGGCATCCGCATGGCGCATCGCGGATGGTTGACGAAGGGAGCGATCCTCAATACACTTTCCTACACTGACCTAAGCGAGAGACTAAAGGGCCAGTAG
- a CDS encoding MFS transporter, translating to MLGQIRGNARTCVFIEPLFVIPSSMYTTYASVYMLKLNVTDTELGLVTTLNLLLQIFSAFISGYLTDRMGRRKALWVFDVVSWSLGTLLWAISQNFWWFVLAAFLNSFQRIPSTAWYCLLVEDTEPDKRTIVFTGLQIVSVVGGLFAPIGGILVSHFSLVPATRIMYAFACISMSLMIYFRHLGLHETDIGLRKMKERNKAHFQEELVEYWTVLKQILKDRTLMLLFAVYVLWNVQTTIRTTFVSVYQVEYLHIPAALISLFPAISSIAMVALLFAAMPRFREEQAKGLMNVGFLCLIAANAVLVWTPKGNFSWVVVSTILAAIGTIIANPYVESVVANAIDDEHRATMLSVLNVLILAFTSPAGIIGGWTYSIDPRIPLWLVIAVFILCVALVWLAGTKGNRMEKAVERADSQVEA from the coding sequence ATGCTCGGACAAATACGAGGCAACGCACGCACTTGTGTATTCATCGAACCGCTCTTTGTCATTCCTTCCAGTATGTACACGACGTACGCATCGGTGTACATGTTGAAATTGAACGTTACAGATACCGAACTTGGCCTCGTGACCACGCTCAACTTGCTTCTGCAGATCTTTTCGGCGTTTATCAGTGGCTATCTGACGGATCGGATGGGTCGCCGCAAGGCGCTGTGGGTGTTTGACGTCGTCAGTTGGTCGTTGGGAACTCTGTTGTGGGCGATTTCTCAGAACTTCTGGTGGTTTGTGCTAGCGGCCTTTTTGAACAGTTTTCAGCGGATCCCTTCGACAGCGTGGTATTGCCTATTGGTAGAAGACACAGAACCGGACAAACGGACCATCGTGTTCACAGGACTTCAGATTGTCAGCGTGGTAGGTGGATTGTTCGCGCCGATCGGCGGCATTCTAGTCAGTCACTTCTCCCTCGTCCCAGCCACGCGCATCATGTACGCATTTGCGTGCATCAGTATGAGCCTGATGATCTACTTTCGGCACCTTGGGCTCCATGAGACGGATATCGGCCTTCGCAAGATGAAAGAACGCAACAAAGCACACTTTCAAGAAGAGCTAGTCGAGTATTGGACGGTGCTCAAACAGATACTCAAGGACCGCACCCTGATGTTGCTCTTTGCCGTCTACGTCCTATGGAACGTTCAAACGACCATTCGCACGACGTTTGTCTCCGTCTATCAAGTAGAGTACCTACACATTCCCGCTGCCCTGATCTCCTTGTTCCCCGCGATCTCGTCCATCGCCATGGTAGCCTTGCTATTCGCAGCAATGCCGAGGTTCCGCGAGGAGCAAGCCAAAGGGTTGATGAACGTAGGCTTCCTCTGTCTCATCGCCGCCAATGCGGTGCTCGTGTGGACGCCCAAGGGCAATTTCTCATGGGTGGTGGTGAGCACGATCCTCGCCGCCATCGGAACCATCATCGCCAACCCGTATGTCGAATCGGTCGTGGCCAACGCCATCGACGACGAGCACCGCGCCACGATGTTGTCGGTTCTGAATGTGTTGATCCTGGCCTTCACATCCCCCGCAGGCATTATTGGTGGATGGACGTACAGCATCGACCCGCGAATTCCACTGTGGCTGGTCATCGCCGTATTCATCCTCTGCGTGGCTCTTGTGTGGCTGGCTGGGACAAAGGGCAATCGAATGGAAAAGGCTGTCGAACGAGCGGACAGTCAAGTTGAAGCGTAA
- a CDS encoding RNA polymerase sigma factor: MPTVDVSLTEAMPSDRHAALRDEQLHAVHQVLLRYCRRLAGNTAGAEDLAQETMMRALPVLTGAHPHPNTTAYLFCIAKNVWTDAQKRKGTERRYRVQLACQEPAVVEDDPVAGVASQEAIGMLLTQLTARQLSVYLLRDILAYSTIEVAQLMGMTEAGVKASLRRARNQVQRIREGEISGHRQKHAGGLVAPELLVAYVHAVRRGDTHTLLQLAQVDATAVLRASERVLGMPLQKVTGRPSPRQCHSKGSLASNGLPRALAA; this comes from the coding sequence ATGCCGACTGTCGATGTCAGCTTGACAGAGGCGATGCCGTCAGACCGACATGCGGCCCTTCGCGATGAACAGTTGCACGCGGTTCACCAGGTCCTCTTGCGGTACTGTCGGCGGCTCGCGGGGAACACAGCCGGCGCGGAAGACTTAGCTCAGGAGACGATGATGCGCGCCTTACCCGTCTTGACAGGAGCGCACCCACACCCAAATACGACCGCCTACCTGTTTTGCATCGCCAAGAACGTGTGGACAGACGCGCAAAAACGCAAAGGGACAGAGCGTCGCTATCGGGTGCAATTGGCCTGTCAAGAACCCGCTGTCGTCGAAGACGACCCCGTGGCGGGCGTCGCCTCGCAAGAGGCCATCGGCATGCTCCTCACACAGCTCACCGCACGTCAACTGTCAGTCTACCTACTTCGCGATATTCTCGCATACTCGACAATAGAGGTAGCGCAATTGATGGGGATGACGGAAGCCGGCGTGAAAGCGTCACTGCGCCGAGCGAGAAATCAGGTGCAGCGCATCCGCGAGGGAGAGATAAGCGGCCATCGTCAGAAGCACGCTGGCGGACTCGTCGCGCCTGAGCTCCTTGTAGCATATGTACACGCCGTTCGCCGCGGTGACACGCATACGCTCCTGCAGCTCGCACAGGTAGATGCGACCGCTGTGCTGCGAGCGAGTGAGCGCGTCCTCGGCATGCCACTCCAAAAGGTGACTGGTCGTCCGTCGCCGCGCCAATGCCACTCAAAGGGGAGCCTAGCAAGCAATGGACTCCCACGAGCGCTGGCGGCGTAG
- the clpP gene encoding ATP-dependent Clp endopeptidase proteolytic subunit ClpP translates to MSLIPYVIEQTSRGERSYDIYSRLLKDRIVIVGQEITDDLANAVVAQLLFLAADDPAKDIQMYINSPGGSVTAGFAIYDTMQYIKPDVSTICIGMAASFGAVLLTAGARGKRFALPNSEVMIHQPLGGARGQASDIQIHADWILQTREKINQVLAQHTGQQKDRIQRDTDRDHFLSAQEALAYGLIDDVVAMR, encoded by the coding sequence ATGAGCCTGATTCCATACGTGATCGAACAGACAAGTCGCGGCGAACGCAGTTACGACATCTATTCCCGGTTGTTAAAAGACAGGATCGTCATTGTCGGTCAAGAGATCACCGACGACCTAGCCAACGCCGTCGTCGCGCAGTTGCTCTTCCTCGCTGCCGACGATCCCGCCAAAGACATCCAAATGTACATCAACAGCCCAGGCGGTTCTGTCACGGCTGGATTCGCCATCTATGACACCATGCAATACATCAAGCCAGACGTCTCGACCATCTGTATTGGAATGGCCGCCAGCTTCGGCGCCGTGCTGTTGACCGCGGGCGCAAGAGGCAAGCGATTTGCACTGCCAAACAGCGAAGTGATGATTCACCAACCGCTCGGTGGAGCTCGCGGTCAGGCGTCAGACATCCAGATTCACGCCGACTGGATACTCCAGACCCGAGAAAAAATCAATCAGGTCCTCGCGCAGCATACGGGGCAGCAAAAGGACCGGATTCAGCGCGACACCGACCGCGACCACTTCCTGAGTGCGCAAGAGGCCTTAGCATACGGCCTCATTGACGACGTCGTCGCAATGCGTTGA